In Salinarimonas sp., a genomic segment contains:
- a CDS encoding SDR family NAD(P)-dependent oxidoreductase, with the protein MIHYGLNGRRAVVTGGAQGIGRAIAERLVHSGARVVLWDRDADLAARTAEALGAAVSAQAVDVTDADAVAAAAAEAERLMGGIDILCANAGIAGANGKTWDYPVEEWRRVVDIDLTGVFLTCRALIPGMIARNYGRVVITASVAGKEGNPNAAAYSAAKAGAIALTKSLGKELAAHDIAVNCITPAAARTAIFDQMSEAHVAYMLSKIPRGRFVEPAEIAAMVAWLVSAENSFTTGAVFDLSGGRATY; encoded by the coding sequence ATGATCCATTACGGGCTCAACGGCAGGCGGGCGGTGGTGACCGGAGGCGCGCAGGGCATCGGGCGCGCCATCGCCGAGCGGCTCGTGCACAGCGGCGCCCGCGTCGTGCTGTGGGACCGGGACGCGGATCTCGCCGCGCGCACGGCGGAGGCGCTCGGCGCCGCGGTCTCGGCGCAGGCGGTGGACGTCACCGACGCCGACGCCGTCGCCGCGGCCGCCGCCGAGGCCGAGCGGCTGATGGGCGGGATCGACATCCTGTGCGCGAATGCCGGCATCGCCGGGGCCAACGGCAAGACCTGGGATTATCCGGTGGAGGAATGGCGGCGCGTGGTCGACATCGACCTCACCGGCGTCTTCCTCACCTGCCGGGCGCTGATCCCGGGCATGATCGCGCGGAACTACGGGCGCGTCGTGATCACGGCCTCTGTGGCCGGCAAGGAGGGCAACCCCAACGCCGCCGCCTACAGCGCCGCCAAGGCGGGCGCCATCGCGCTGACGAAGTCGCTCGGCAAGGAGCTCGCCGCGCACGACATCGCGGTGAACTGCATCACGCCGGCGGCGGCGCGCACGGCGATCTTCGACCAGATGAGCGAGGCGCACGTGGCCTACATGCTCTCGAAGATCCCCCGCGGCCGCTTCGTCGAGCCCGCCGAGATCGCCGCCATGGTGGCGTGGCTGGTCTCGGCGGAGAACAGCTTCACCACGGGCGCGGTGTTCGACCTCAGCGGCGGGCGCGCGACGTATTGA